Proteins encoded in a region of the Maridesulfovibrio bastinii DSM 16055 genome:
- a CDS encoding methyl-accepting chemotaxis protein: MGKVAFYKSVAFRTIVLVIVVLAVEGFFVSGFYNLNLDNFIEDSSNKYRKDITEQEKEKVKDSVNLAYSVVKSFYDASNDMEALKANEVKKLRQIVDTVVSQAEGIRTFSSGNGTTQSITGQIINLVKDARYAGSNYLWIQDMDSRMIFHPIKPALNGKDLSNLKDSQGTYLIKEMSRLAKSSGSGTVAYLWTKPGEETPKLKISYIRRVKGTDLAIGTGSWVEDITQKMKEEALKQISEMRLGSEKYFWINDFGPKMVMHPIKPALNGKDISGIKDKKGKNLFVEMTDKAKNDGEGFVTYWWDKPGSDVEAKKLSYVKAFKPWGWIIGMGIYIDNIERAVTAQKTEFTNTIGTIESESELFTLGLIIIAAILYTFLLRSGLNKPLDSLVEFSSRIAAGELEHNTNQKFSGEMAVLNHSMETMVDSLKEKIKEAEELSEKSREETKIAEQFRIEAEEAKNVAEEARTEGLLQAADMLEGLVNDMSSASEELSAQVEEVTRGTDIQQQRISETAAAMEEMNNTVLEVARSASDAAHSADQANENAREGSSIVDTSVEAIISVKDHSETLKSNMDELEKQAHEIGDIMDVITDIADQTNLLALNAAIEAARAGDAGRGFAVVADEVRKLAEKTMQATQEVGKAITNIQEGAKKNQLSVDNSAKAVDEATDLAHESKKALGTIMELINLTSDQVSSIATAAEQQSSTSEEITSAVEDIKVVSADTADGMEQANQAIAELARLASDLKMLTENLRSDN; encoded by the coding sequence ATGGGTAAGGTAGCATTTTACAAATCAGTTGCTTTCAGAACTATCGTGCTCGTTATAGTTGTGCTGGCTGTTGAGGGATTTTTTGTTTCAGGTTTTTATAATCTGAATCTGGACAATTTTATAGAAGACAGCAGCAATAAATATCGCAAAGATATTACCGAGCAGGAAAAAGAAAAAGTCAAAGATTCTGTCAACCTTGCCTACAGCGTTGTTAAATCATTCTATGATGCTTCAAATGACATGGAGGCACTAAAAGCCAACGAAGTAAAAAAACTGAGGCAGATTGTGGATACGGTGGTCTCGCAGGCTGAGGGTATACGCACCTTCAGTTCCGGCAACGGCACAACACAAAGTATTACAGGGCAGATAATTAATCTTGTGAAAGATGCCCGATATGCCGGAAGCAATTATCTCTGGATTCAGGATATGGATTCGAGAATGATCTTTCATCCGATCAAACCGGCTCTCAACGGAAAAGACCTCAGCAACCTTAAAGACTCACAGGGAACATATCTCATAAAAGAGATGTCCAGACTGGCTAAAAGCTCCGGCAGCGGCACAGTTGCCTATCTCTGGACCAAACCCGGCGAAGAGACCCCAAAGCTTAAGATATCCTATATCAGGCGCGTTAAGGGAACTGATCTGGCAATAGGAACAGGTTCATGGGTGGAAGACATCACCCAGAAAATGAAGGAAGAAGCCCTTAAGCAGATAAGTGAAATGCGTCTTGGCTCGGAAAAATATTTTTGGATCAACGACTTCGGGCCCAAAATGGTTATGCACCCCATCAAGCCGGCTTTAAACGGAAAGGATATTTCCGGAATCAAAGATAAAAAGGGTAAAAACCTTTTTGTTGAAATGACTGACAAAGCTAAAAATGATGGTGAAGGTTTTGTGACTTACTGGTGGGATAAGCCCGGCAGTGATGTTGAAGCTAAAAAACTCTCATACGTTAAAGCATTCAAGCCCTGGGGCTGGATCATCGGTATGGGTATTTATATCGACAACATCGAAAGAGCCGTTACCGCCCAGAAAACAGAGTTTACAAATACAATTGGAACAATTGAATCCGAATCGGAGCTGTTTACTTTAGGACTCATAATAATAGCGGCAATTCTTTATACTTTCCTGCTGCGTAGCGGCCTGAATAAACCTCTGGACAGTCTGGTTGAATTTTCATCCCGTATTGCGGCAGGTGAACTGGAACACAATACCAACCAGAAATTCTCAGGCGAAATGGCAGTGTTAAATCATTCAATGGAAACAATGGTGGATAGCCTCAAGGAAAAAATAAAAGAAGCCGAAGAATTAAGTGAAAAAAGCCGTGAAGAGACTAAAATTGCCGAGCAGTTCAGGATTGAAGCGGAAGAAGCTAAAAATGTAGCTGAAGAAGCTCGAACCGAAGGTCTGCTACAGGCGGCGGATATGCTTGAGGGGCTTGTGAATGATATGTCCTCGGCATCGGAAGAACTTTCGGCGCAGGTTGAAGAGGTTACAAGGGGAACGGACATCCAGCAGCAGAGAATTTCCGAAACCGCAGCAGCGATGGAAGAAATGAACAACACTGTTTTAGAAGTTGCCCGCAGTGCTTCGGACGCGGCCCACAGCGCAGATCAGGCAAATGAAAATGCCAGAGAAGGTTCATCCATTGTGGATACCTCGGTTGAGGCTATTATAAGCGTTAAAGATCACTCCGAGACCTTGAAAAGCAATATGGATGAACTCGAAAAACAGGCCCACGAAATCGGCGATATCATGGACGTAATCACCGACATTGCGGACCAGACCAACCTGCTAGCACTTAATGCCGCCATTGAGGCTGCCAGAGCTGGAGATGCGGGACGCGGCTTTGCCGTTGTTGCCGATGAGGTTCGCAAGCTGGCTGAGAAGACCATGCAGGCCACTCAGGAAGTGGGCAAGGCGATCACCAACATACAGGAAGGAGCCAAAAAGAATCAGCTCAGCGTGGATAACTCCGCCAAAGCAGTGGACGAAGCCACCGATCTGGCCCACGAATCCAAAAAAGCCCTTGGAACAATCATGGAGCTTATTAACCTGACCTCAGATCAGGTGAGCTCAATTGCCACCGCAGCGGAACAGCAGTCCAGCACCAGTGAAGAAATTACTTCTGCGGTTGAAGACATCAAGGTTGTTTCAGCGGATACGGCTGACGGCATGGAGCAGGCCAATCAGGCCATTGCAGAGCTGGCAAGGCTGGCTTCCGACCTCAAGATGCTCACGGAGAATCTGAGATCTGATAATTAA